The following are encoded in a window of Perca fluviatilis chromosome 21, GENO_Pfluv_1.0, whole genome shotgun sequence genomic DNA:
- the rgrb gene encoding retinal G protein coupled receptor b encodes MAAYTLPEGFTEFDMFTFGTGLLVAGMLGFFLNAISIVSFLRVKEMQTPSNFFVFNLAVADLCLNINGLTAAYASYLRYWPFGQDGCAYHGFQGMIAVLASISFMAAVAWDRYHQYCTQQKLFWSTTLTISSIIWILSIFWAAVPLMGWGVYDFEPMKTCCTLDYTRGDRDYVTYMLTLVVLYLMFPAYTMYSNYDAIHKHFKKIHHHRFNTNVPLRVMLTCWGPYVLMCIYACFQNVKVVSPKLRMVLPVLAKTNPIFNALLFSFGNEFYRGGVWHFLTGQKIVNPVIKKSK; translated from the exons ATGGCAGCGTATACATTACCGGAGGGATTCACGGAGTTTGATATGTTTACATTCGGCACAGGGCTTCTTGTTGCGG gcATGCTTGGATTCTTCCTCAATGCCATCAGCATTGTGTCTTTCCTCAGAGTGAAGGAAATGCAGACTCCCAGTAACTTCTTTGTGTTCAATCTTGCTGTGGCTGACCTCTGTTTGAATATTAATGGACTCACAGCTGCGTATGCCAGCTACCTCAG ATATTGGCCTTTTGGTCAAGATGGATGTGCCTATCATGGTTTTCAGGGCATGATAGCGGTTCTGGCGTCAATCAGTTTCATGGCTGCCGTCGCTTGGGACAGATATCACCAGTACTGCACCC AACAGAAGCTCTTCTGGAGCACTACACTGACAATAAGCAGCATCATCTGGATTCTTTCCATCTTCTGGGCTGCTGTTCCTCTTATGGGATGGGGCGTCTATGACTTTGAGCCTATGAAGACTTGCTGCACCTTGGATTACACCAGAGGGGACAG GGACTATGTGACCTACATGCTGACTTTGGTGGTGCTCTACCTGATGTTTCCAGCTTATACCATGTACTCAAATTACGATGCCATCCACAAACACTTTAAGAAGATCCATCACCACAGG TTTAACACCAATGTGCCTTTGAGGGTAATGCTGACGTGCTGGGGGCCCTACGTCCTCATGTGTATCTACGCCTGTTTTCAGAACGTCAAGGTTGTATCTCCCAAACTAAGAATG GTGCTTCCAGTTCTTGCAAAGACAAACCCTATCTTCAACGCTCTCCTTTTCTCATTTGGTAATGAGTTCTACCGAGGCGGCGTGTGGCACTTCCTCACCGGGCAGAAGATTGTTAATCCGGTTATTAAGAAgtcaaaataa
- the lrit1b gene encoding leucine-rich repeat, immunoglobulin-like domain and transmembrane domain-containing protein 1b: protein MSRHFTAAVCLALVCLPLLSSSCPAQCSCFFHKLSDGSKARSVLCNDPEITVVPPNFPIDTSKLRIEKTAITRISSDNFHYLNSLEYLWMSFNSLNTLNVDSFRGLYNLDELRLDGNSLTSFPWESLTDMPNLRLLDLHNNKISTIPADATMHIKNLTYLDLSSNTLTTVPADVLTMWLSVKPSQDSSKLILGLHDNPWQCDCRLYDLVQFQKSPSSSVALIDTRLRCADPESLSGVLFIEAELQRCQGPRVHTAVARVRSSLGNNVLLRCGTVGVPIPELSWSRADGKKMNGTVQEEVSKEGIIWSILSVPAVAYRDSGKYVCKATNFVGTADAIISLVITDSFRSEEAGGAVPKKSRGKKPGGIGRAAYQEKLIARYVPPPSTTAAQPIIEPLNGKGATGKYEIESYSISDGASEGRGKPSDPQKPVEVDALSNLAANASSLQQAPEKRVVRSVKVIGDTDHTVSLNWRAPTATNTTEFSVLYAIFGERDMRRVNVGAGKNRITIDGLVPKTKYIACVCVKGLIPKKEQCVIFSTDEAASASGTQKLINVVVITVACVIAVPLTLIVCCGALKKRCKKLLGRQSKDMQDSYVTFETLGPTAKAKGMEGEYLTRLNPDESNRLLSARSSVDSAATARTEGPPNEYFC from the exons ATGAGTCGACATTTTACTGCTGCTGTTTGTCTGGCTTTAGTTTGTCTTCCTTTGCTGAGCAGTTCATGTCCTGCACAATGCAGCTGCTTCTTCCACAAATTAAGCGATGGATCAAAAGCAAG GAGTGTACTCTGCAATGATCCGGAAATCACTGTGGTTCCTCCAAATTTCCCCATTGACACATCGAAGCTGCGCATCGAAAAGACAGCAATCACACGGATTTCAAGCGACAACTTCCACTACCTCAACAGCCTGGAATACCTGTGGATGTCTTTCAATTCACTGAATACACTGAATGTTGACAGTTTCCGTGGTCTTTACAACCTGGATGAGCTCCGGCTGGATGGCAACTCCCTTACCTCCTTCCCCTGGGAGTCCCTGACTGATATGCCAAACCTGAGGCTCCTCGACTTACACAACAACAAGATCTCCACCATCCCTGCCGATGCCACAATGCACATAAAGAATCTCACCTATCTGGACTTATCCAGCAACACTCTGACAACCGTTCCTGCTGATGTTCTCACAATGTGGCTAAGTGTGAAGCCATCCCAGGATTCCTCCAAACTAATTCTCG GACTCCATGACAACCCATGGCAGTGTGACTGCCGGCTGTATGATCTGGTCCAATTTCAGAAATCCCCTTCCTCATCCGTTGCTCTCATCGACACCAGGCTGAGATGTGCTGATCCAGAGAGCTTGTCAGGGGTTCTTTTCATTGAAGCGGAGCTGCAGAGGTGCCAGGGCCCTCGGGTGCACACGGCCGTGGCACGTGTGCGAAGCTCACTGGGCAACAACGTCCTGCTGCGTTGTGGCACAGTTGGAGTTCCCATCCCTGAGCTGTCCTGGAGCCGCGCCGATGGCAAGAAAATGAACGGCACCG ttcaGGAAGAGGTTTCAAAGGAGGGCATCATTTGGTCGATTCTGAGTGTGCCTGCAGTCGCCTACCGTGATTCTGGGAAATATGTGTGCAAAGCAACCAACTTTGTGGGCACCGCAGACGCTATTATCTCTTTGGTGATCACAGATTCCTTTCGGTCAGAGGAAGCAGGAGGGGCTGTCCCTAAGAAAAGCAGAGGGAAGAAACCTGGTGGCATTGGAAGAGCGGCATACCAAGAGAAACTTATTGCCAGATATGTTCCTCCACCCTCCACCACAGCTGCCCAGCCCATCATCGAACCTCTTAATGGCAAAGGCGCGACTGGGAAGTATGAGATCGAGAGCTACAGCATCTCTGACGGTGCTTCCGAGGGACGAGGCAAGCCGTCAGACCCTCAGAAACCGGTGGAGGTGGATGCTCTGAGCAATTTAGCAGCCAATGCCTCGTCCTTACAGCAAGCTCCGGAGAAAAGGGTAGTGCGTTCTGTGAAGGTAATTGGCGACACAGACCATACTGTCTCTCTGAACTGGAGAGCCCCTACAGCCACAAACACCACAGAATTCAGTGTCCTATATGCTATATTTGGTGAGAGAGACATGCGTCGGGTAAACGTAGGTGCCGGAAAGAACCGAATCACCATTGACGGCCTTGTGCCGAAGACAAAGTACATTGCTTGTGTTTGCGTCAAAGGCCTGATCCCGAAAAAGGAGCAGTGTGTAATCTTCTCAACAGATGAGGCGGCCAGTGCGAGTGGCACTCAGAAGCTCATCAATGTGGTAGTGATAACGGTGGCATGCGTGATTGCTGTCCCCCTCACACTGATTGTGTGCTGCGGGGCGCTAAAGAAGCGCTGCAAAAAGCTGCTAGGGCGGCAGTCCAAGGACATGCAGGACTCGTACGTCACGTTTGAGACCCTGGGCCCCACTGCCAAAGCTAAAGGAATGGAGGGCGAGTATCTGACCAGGCTCAATCCTGACGAATCCAACAGGTTGCTCTCAGCAAGGTCCAGTGTTGACTCGGCGGCCACAGCTAGGACTGAGGGACCACCTAACGAGTACTTCTGCTAA
- the LOC120551661 gene encoding leucine-rich repeat, immunoglobulin-like domain and transmembrane domain-containing protein 2 produces MDTFYVALHIALIYYLITPGSPTCLTGCSCTDDHLGRSLLCMETSMGRIPEDIPHDFIKIRIENCHLTELPRGAFSQMSALEFLWLNFNKITLMNIKSLDGLTNLTELRLQGNKLTSVTWMAFQDTPKLKILDLKHNRLDILPEHALRHLPALTYLDLSFNQLSVISKDVFINWPLYQTAEKAWGKEGLVSNMVLALHDNPWLCDCRLKGFVEFIRAVSPPIILMNSYLMCSGPASKAEKFFHEIQLKTCMNPVASAPETNITLPLGANATLTCLVKARPGPTIQWMYSLKIIRGFAATETHIDEETVNSQLVIPTLHLADRGLYTCMANNFIGNSSVSITVNINSSDSSAPLPPPVPMLSSDENAYIDIRIAKQTVYGITLEWYATTDNPAETWFTIHFGKYDSHKKEMIYIGPGINSYTVSDLLPVTKYKVCVTLKNHPPREGQCIVFVTGSDISELEQRERLIHIIVIVCAMVLAVPAGMFACTTEARFSCVDRCVKLWKKHRLHGEDLQGAERQGTFDSLQAASDEGLCRDSEEKPKKRRKSEDRSKGGSAAHLY; encoded by the exons ATGGACACCTTTTATGTCGCATTACATATCGCTTTGATATATTATCTCATCACCCCTGGGTCACCAACTTGTCTGACCGGTTGCTCCTGCACAGATGACCACTTGGGAAG GTCTTTACTATGTATGGAAACCTCCATGGGACGAATCCCAGAGGATATCCCTCATGATTTCATTAAAATCCGAATTGAAAACTGCCACCTCACCGAGTTACCTCGAGGGGCTTTCTCTCAAATGAGTGCCTTGGAGTTTCTCTGGCTGAATTTTAATAAAATCACCTTGATGAACATCAAAAGCTTAGATGGGCTGACCAACCTGACTGAGCTCCGGCTGCAAGGTAACAAGCTGACTTCAGTAACATGGATGGCGTTTCAGGACACACCAAAACTGAAGATTTTGGACCTAAAGCACAATCGACTAGACATCCTGCCCGAACACGCTTTGAGACACTTACCTGCACTGACCTACTTAGATTTATCCTTCAATCAGCTTAGTGTCATATCAAAAGATGTCTTCATTAATTGGCCTCTTTACCAAACAGCAGAGAAAGCGTGGGGGAAAGAAGGGCTGGTCTCCAATATGGTTCTGGCGCTACATGACAACCCTTGGTTGTGTGATTGCCGCCTCAAAGGCTTTGTTGAATTCATCAGGGCGGTCAGCCCTCCCATCATTCTCATGAACTCTTATTTGATGTGCTCGGGCCCCGCCTCCAAAGCTGAAAAGTTTTTCCACGAGATCCAGTTAAAAACATGCATGAATCCGGTGGCCTCTGCCCCAGAGACTAACATCACTTTACCTCTTGGTGCAAATGCAACACTCACATGCTTAGTAAAGGCCAGGCCAGGTCCAACCATTCAGTGGATGTACAGTCTGAAGATTATAAGAGGATTTGCTG CTACAGAGACTCACATAGACGAGGAGACAGTCAACTCCCAGCTGGTAATCCCCACTCTTCACCTGGCAGACCGAGGACTCTACACCTGCATGGCCAACAACTTTATTGGCAACTCCTCCGTCAGCATCACAGTTAACATCAACTCATCCGATTcctctgctcctctccctcCACCTGTCCCCATGCTGTCATCCGATGAGAATGCCTACATTGACATCCGCATTGCCAAGCAGACAGTTTACGGTATCACCCTGGAGTGGTACGCAACAACGGACAACCCAGCAGAAACCTGGTTCACCATCCACTTTGGCAAATACGATTCACACAAAAAGGAGATGATCTACATTGGCCCCGGCATCAACAGCTACACTGTCAGCGACCTGCTTCCTGTTACCAAATATAAGGTGTGTGTGACCCTGAAGAACCATCCACCGAGAGAAGGCCAGTGCATAGTGTTTGTGACGGGAAGTGACATCAGTGAGCTGGAGCAAAGAGAGAGGCTCATCCACATTATTGTCATTGTTTGCGCCATGGTGTTGGCAGTGCCGGCCGGCATGTTTGCCTGCACTACAGAGGCCAGGTTCAGCTGCGTGGATCGCTGCGTTAAACTGTGGAAGAAGCACAGGCTGCATGGAGAGGATCTGCAGGGGGCAGAGAGGCAGGGCACCTTCGACAGCCTGCAAGCGGCCAGCGATGAAGGCCTGTGCAGGGACTCGGAGGAAAAGCCGAAAAAGAGGCGGAAGTCTGAGGACAGGAGCAAAGGAGGAAGTGCAGCTCATCTGTACTAG